A section of the Osmia lignaria lignaria isolate PbOS001 chromosome 16, iyOsmLign1, whole genome shotgun sequence genome encodes:
- the DMAP1 gene encoding DNA methyltransferase 1 associated protein 1 — protein sequence MDRMADVRDILDIEVPTTSELTKESIIGSDKKNRKKYEYSRSKRPEGMHREVFALLCKDNNDVPPLFPTDTAKGYKQVRAKLGMKRVRPWKWTPFTNPARTDGAVFHHWRRVADAGKEYPFAKFNKKVPIPSYTNAEYVQHLVTNGWTRAETDHLFDLCRRFDLRFIIIKDRWDCTKFPARSVEDLKERYYQVGAALTKAKSHTDKVYVFDAEHEKRRKEQLKKLFERTPEQVEEEQMLLAESRKIEQRKRERDRKTQDLQKLITAADHQADPRKNERKPTKKSGAAARNRPNKADASHTVESAGIKFPDFKNSGVSLRSQRIKLPSSLGQKKMKGIEQMLNELRLELNPPPTEQICQQFNELRSDIVLHYELRSALSTCDYELQSLRHQYEALAPGKTLTIPAALLPKTEPELKADIIDVVGSPSMPTITH from the exons ATGGATCGAATGGCAGATGTGCGTGATATATTAGATATCGAGGTGCCCACGACTAGTGAGCTTACAAAGGAATCTATTATAGGCAGTGACAAGAAGAatcgaaaaaaatatgaatatagcAGGTCAAAGAGACCGGAGGGTATGCATCGGGAGGTGTTTGCACTGTTATGCAAGGATAATAACGATGTGCCACCGCTATTTCCGACGGACACAGCAAAAGGATACAAACAAGTCAGAGCTAAGCTTGGTATGAAAAGAGTTAGACCATGGAAGTGGACACCGTTTACTAATCCTGCAAGGACCGATGGTGCAGTGTTTCATCATTGGAGACGAGTTGCAGATGCTGGAAAAGAATATCCTTTtgctaaatttaataaaaaggtTCCTATTCCAAGTTACACCAATGCAGAATACGTTCAGCATTTGGTGACAAATGGTTGGACAAGAGCAGAAACTGATCATCTCTTTGATTTGTGTAGAAGATTTGACTTGAGATTTATCATAATCAAAGACAGATGGGATTGTACAAAATTTCCAGCAAGATCGGTAGAAGATTTGAAAGAGAG ATATTACCAAGTTGGTGCTGCTTTAACAAAGGCAAAGTCCCACACTGATAAGGTTTATGTATTTGACGCAGAACATGAAAAACGTAGGAAAGAACAgctaaaaaaattatttgagaGAACACCGGAACAAGTAGAGGAGGAACAAATGTTGTTAGCTGAATCAAGGAAAATTGAAcaaagaaagagggaaagagatagaaaaacacaagatttgcaaaaattaataaCAGCTGCTGATCATCAAGCAGATCcaagaaagaatgaaagaaaaccTACAAAGAAGAGTGGTGCTGCTGCAAGAAATAGACCTAATAAGGCTGATGCTTCTCAT ACAGTGGAATCCgctggaattaagtttcccgatTTCAAGAATAGCGGTGTTTCGCTACGTTCTCAGAGAATAAAGTTGCCGAGTAGTTTAGGGCAGAAGAAAATGAAGGGTATCGAACAAATGCTGAACGAATTACGATTAG AATTAAATCCACCGCCTACAGAGCAAATATGTCAGCAATTTAATGAGCTAAGAAGCGACATCGTATTACATTATGAACTTCGAAGCGCATTATCAACTTGCGATTACGAATTACAATCATTAAGGCATCAGTACGAAGCTCTAGCTCCTGGAAAG ACGTTAACGATACCAGCGGCACTGTTACCGAAAACAGAACCTGAACTGAAGGCGGATATAATAGACGTGGTTGGTTCACCGAGTATGCCAACAATTACCCactaa
- the mRpL34 gene encoding mitochondrial ribosomal protein L34 has protein sequence MLSSLICSAYRALPRLASFTNSSSITNQWSLTLSRTIMRYHFPRPNERRRIKRHGWHARMSTPAGRRILMRRILKGKYVLSH, from the exons ATGTTAAGCTCGTTAATCTGCAGTGCTTATCGAGCACTTCC TCGTCTCGCATCGTTCACCAATTCATCATCGATAACAAATCAATGGAGTCTTACGTTAAGCAGAACGATAATGAGATATCATTTTCCACGTCCTAACGAACGTCGTCGCATTAAGCGTCATGGCTGGCATGCGAGAATGTCGACTCCTGCTGGTAGAAGGATCCTTATGAGAAGAATATTGAAAGGCAAATACGTACTCAGTCACTAA
- the LOC117601130 gene encoding pseudouridylate synthase RPUSD4, mitochondrial — MRRMVYPIIKLAAFRCPYTVNVPCIKFFKRNYVVDVCEKAEKKIHPYKQIHPWKSLAEFSEDLFNNIIYNKDGLVALNKPYGIKRSGSEEFPYNIPNGVRYTLEDAIPYISDRLKYPNLSVIRSPEMYMSGVTLLSADSKIQHAVEVSLIRANYFSNTYWVIAVGVPQQLEGDHRLAMKLMRNPNFNGTKAVIITSWTKNDEKLKRIKLLNTKYRVLSNSMLNLCSLIEITSSTKRWHAVRLFASTFLYTPILGDNCCGSRVQKLGDTYLKVDPFLEYANLPPKLDKKLLHLLDVNPAQHNIIPAHLHLRSVVLPYYFGETVTIEAPLMPPFDWTYKRLDFKYFTIK; from the exons ATGAGGAGAATGGTATATCCAATAATTAAATTAGCTGCATTTAGGTGTCCGTATACAGTAAATGTTCcatgtataaaattttttaaaagaaattatgtAGTAGATGTATGTgaaaaagcagaaaaaaaaatacacccgTATAAACAAATACATCCTTGGAAATCGTTAGCAGAATTTTCGGAAGATCttttcaataatataatttataataaag ATGGATTGGTGGCATTAAACAAACCGTATGGAATAAAACGTTCAGGTTCAGAGGAGTTTCCATATAATATACCGAATGGTGTTAGGTATACATTGGAAGATGCTATACCATACATTTCTGATCGGTTGAAATATCCAAATTTATCTGTAATTAGAAGTCCAGAAAt GTATATGAGTGGTGTTACACTTTTATCAGCAGATTCAAAAATACAACATGCTGTAGAAGTTTCACTTATTCgagcaaattatttttcaaatacttaTTGGGTAATAGCAGTTGGGGTACCTCAACAATTAGAAGGTGATCACCGGTTGGCAATGAAGCTGATGAGGAATCCTAACTTTAACGGCACGAAG GCAGTTATTATTACATCATGGACGAAAAATGATGAGAAATTAAAGAGGATAAAACTGCTAAATACCAAATATAGAGTGTTATCGAATTCCATGTTGAATTTATGTTCGTTGATTGAAATAACATCGTCCACTAAAAGATGGCATGCAGTTAGATTGTTTGCatcaacatttttatatactcCAATTCTTGGAGATAATTGTTGTGGATCACGAGTTCAGAAACTTGGCGATACCTATCTAAAGGTTGATCCATTTCTTGAATATGCTAACTTACCGCCAAAATTGGATAAGAAACTTCTACATTTGTTGGATGTAAATCCGGCACAACATAATATCATTCCTGCTCATCTACATTTAAGATCAGTAGTTTTACCGTACTATTTCGGAGAGACTGTAACAATTGAGGCTCCTTTAATGCCACCTTTTGATTGGACATATAAACGActtgattttaaatattttacgataaaataa